One part of the Streptomyces lienomycini genome encodes these proteins:
- a CDS encoding DUF3017 domain-containing protein, translating into MALEREGTGGTPDPEDITVRDPVSAPDAKGRPRRVTRRFPLFTRDTARPEGGGRAAGGDAPAPARQWPVIAVVLLVGLGLLLTALDVFRWGTVLIGVALLAGAALRWMLPDVGMLAVRSRFTDITTYAVLGLSIALLALMAQPKPVLEIPFLKDTLHFTVS; encoded by the coding sequence GTGGCGCTGGAGCGGGAGGGCACCGGTGGCACGCCGGACCCGGAGGACATCACCGTCCGCGACCCGGTCAGCGCGCCCGATGCCAAGGGGCGGCCGCGGCGCGTCACGCGCCGGTTCCCGCTCTTCACCCGTGACACCGCACGTCCCGAGGGCGGCGGCCGTGCCGCGGGCGGCGACGCCCCGGCGCCCGCCCGCCAGTGGCCGGTGATCGCCGTCGTACTGCTGGTCGGCCTGGGCCTGCTGCTGACCGCGCTGGACGTCTTCCGCTGGGGGACGGTGCTGATAGGCGTCGCGCTGCTGGCGGGTGCCGCGCTGCGCTGGATGCTGCCCGACGTCGGCATGCTCGCCGTACGCTCGCGCTTCACGGACATCACCACCTACGCCGTCCTGGGCCTCTCCATCGCCCTGCTGGCGCTGATGGCCCAGCCGAAACCGGTGCTGGAGATCCCGTTCCTCAAGGACACGCTGCACTTCACCGTGAGCTAG
- a CDS encoding helix-turn-helix domain-containing protein: MPRWKALPDELDPQIREFTSQLRRLVDRSELSVASVADATGYSKTSWERYLNGRLLAPKGAIVALAEVTGTNPLHLTTMWELAERAWSRSEMRHDMTMEAIRISQARAALGELGTPPTKSGTHAAKSGTHAAKPGSHAAKPGNGGRNGRTSRTDRHGGGASAVSGVAGPAGVSPTLPPTVPAQPTAADSPDSALGTPRGGGGPAVPSDPSSGGATEGNSWGLAGYRGPAPTGDRTARPAPRTGTGEPAGPAGPTGPAPNGPAVPYGTGSTGAHRDYGQYGEPPHGGSGPRGRSPGGGNKRMLTFVAGVVGALVVIAGAFLFLNDGGDKKNEGAKPSPSPTVSREPQLPPGVKCGGDACTGKDPEVMGCGGDLVTTGATVVVGTAAVEVRYSKVCGAAWARVTQAAQGDEVQVNAGGANEQRATVGTAGSTVAYTAMVAVKSEADATACATLASGQQGCTK, translated from the coding sequence GTGCCTCGTTGGAAGGCCTTGCCGGACGAACTCGATCCGCAGATCAGGGAGTTCACCAGTCAGCTGCGCCGGCTCGTGGACCGCAGCGAGCTGAGCGTCGCGTCGGTGGCCGACGCCACGGGCTACAGCAAGACGTCCTGGGAGCGTTATCTGAACGGCCGGCTGCTGGCGCCGAAGGGCGCCATCGTGGCCCTGGCCGAGGTGACGGGGACCAACCCCCTCCACCTGACCACCATGTGGGAGCTGGCCGAGCGTGCCTGGAGCCGCTCGGAGATGCGCCACGACATGACCATGGAGGCCATCCGGATCTCCCAGGCCCGTGCCGCGCTCGGCGAACTGGGCACGCCCCCGACGAAGTCGGGCACCCACGCGGCCAAGTCCGGCACCCACGCGGCCAAGCCGGGCAGCCACGCGGCCAAGCCGGGCAACGGCGGCAGGAACGGCAGGACGAGCCGCACCGACCGCCACGGCGGCGGAGCGTCGGCCGTGTCCGGGGTTGCCGGGCCGGCCGGTGTGTCGCCCACGCTGCCGCCGACGGTCCCGGCGCAGCCGACCGCCGCCGACAGCCCCGACTCGGCGCTCGGCACGCCCCGGGGCGGCGGTGGGCCGGCTGTCCCCTCCGACCCGTCGTCCGGCGGTGCGACCGAGGGAAACTCGTGGGGCCTGGCCGGGTACCGGGGACCCGCGCCGACCGGTGACCGCACGGCGCGGCCCGCGCCCCGGACCGGCACGGGCGAGCCGGCCGGACCGGCCGGCCCGACGGGGCCCGCGCCGAACGGTCCCGCGGTGCCGTACGGCACCGGCTCCACCGGCGCCCACCGTGACTACGGCCAGTACGGCGAACCCCCGCACGGCGGCTCCGGTCCGCGCGGGCGGTCCCCGGGGGGCGGCAACAAGCGGATGCTGACGTTCGTCGCGGGTGTGGTCGGCGCGCTCGTCGTGATCGCGGGCGCCTTCCTCTTCCTGAACGACGGCGGCGACAAGAAGAACGAGGGCGCCAAACCCTCCCCGTCCCCCACGGTGAGCAGGGAACCGCAGCTGCCGCCGGGCGTGAAGTGCGGCGGCGACGCCTGCACCGGCAAGGACCCGGAGGTCATGGGCTGCGGCGGCGACCTGGTGACCACCGGCGCGACCGTCGTCGTCGGCACGGCCGCCGTCGAGGTCCGCTACAGCAAGGTCTGCGGTGCCGCGTGGGCCCGCGTCACCCAGGCCGCCCAGGGCGACGAGGTCCAGGTGAACGCCGGCGGCGCGAACGAGCAGCGGGCGACGGTCGGGACGGCCGGCAGCACCGTCGCGTACACCGCGATGGTCGCCGTGAAGTCGGAGGCCGACGCCACCGCGTGCGCGACGCTGGCCTCGGGGCAGCAGGGCTGCACGAAGTAG
- a CDS encoding malate dehydrogenase, with translation MTRTPVNVTVTGAAGQIGYALLFRIASGQLLGADVPVKLRLLEITPALKAAEGTAMELDDCAFPLLQGIEISDDPNVAFDGANVALLVGARPRTKGMERGDLLEANGGIFKPQGKAINDHAADDIKVLVVGNPANTNALIAQAAAPDVPAERFTAMTRLDHNRALTQLAKKTGSTVADIKRLTIWGNHSATQYPDIFHATVAGKNAAEAVNDEKWLAEDFIPTVAKRGAAIIEARGASSAASAANAAIDHVHTWVNGTAEGDWTSMGIPSDGSYGVPEGIISSFPVTTKDGAYEIVQGLDINEFSRARIDASVKELSEEREAVRGLGLL, from the coding sequence ATGACCCGCACTCCCGTGAACGTCACCGTCACCGGCGCGGCCGGCCAGATCGGTTACGCCCTGCTCTTCCGCATCGCCTCCGGCCAGCTGCTCGGCGCGGACGTGCCGGTCAAGCTCCGCCTCCTGGAGATCACCCCGGCGCTCAAGGCCGCCGAGGGCACCGCGATGGAGCTGGACGACTGCGCGTTCCCGCTCCTCCAGGGCATCGAGATCAGCGACGACCCGAACGTGGCCTTCGACGGCGCCAACGTCGCCCTCCTCGTCGGCGCCCGTCCCCGCACCAAGGGTATGGAGCGCGGCGACCTCCTGGAGGCCAACGGCGGCATCTTCAAGCCGCAGGGCAAGGCCATCAACGACCACGCCGCGGACGACATCAAGGTCCTCGTCGTCGGCAACCCGGCCAACACCAACGCCCTGATCGCCCAGGCCGCCGCCCCGGACGTACCGGCCGAGCGCTTCACCGCGATGACCCGCCTGGACCACAACCGCGCGCTGACCCAGCTCGCGAAGAAGACGGGCTCGACGGTCGCCGACATCAAGCGCCTGACCATCTGGGGCAACCACTCCGCCACCCAGTACCCGGACATCTTCCACGCCACGGTCGCCGGCAAGAACGCCGCCGAGGCCGTGAACGACGAGAAGTGGCTCGCCGAGGACTTCATCCCGACCGTCGCCAAGCGCGGCGCGGCCATCATCGAGGCCCGCGGCGCCTCGTCGGCCGCCTCCGCCGCCAACGCCGCCATCGACCACGTGCACACCTGGGTCAACGGCACCGCCGAGGGCGACTGGACCTCCATGGGCATCCCGTCGGACGGCTCCTACGGCGTCCCCGAGGGCATCATCTCCTCCTTCCCGGTCACCACGAAGGACGGCGCCTACGAGATCGTCCAGGGCCTGGACATCAACGAGTTCTCCCGCGCCCGCATCGACGCCTCCGTCAAGGAGCTGTCGGAGGAGCGCGAGGCGGTCCGCGGTCTCGGCCTCCTCTGA
- a CDS encoding aldehyde dehydrogenase family protein has protein sequence MANSTETEAERSHRTIHAGGEWLAASSGATRDILDPADALPFAVVAEGDEKDTDLAVAAARRAFDAGDWPHTPVAERAALLRRVADLLVRDRETLGLLESRDAGKTVEEGRVDIDCVADAFRYFADLVAGEAPGRVVDAGSPDIHSVVVHEPVGVCAMITPWNYPLLQASWKIAPALAAGNTFVIKPSEITPMTTVALIGLLTEAGLPTGVANIVTGPGHTVGARLAEHPGVDLVSFTGGLTSGIKVAQAAAVTVKKVALELGGKNPNVVFADACETEEGFDTAVDQALNAAFIHSGQVCSAGGRLIVEESVRERFVAELARRAQRIRLGRGTEDGVECGPLVSEQQRAKTEDYVASALAEGAELRCGGKRPEPSPQRPEGGYFYEPTVLDHCHREMRVVREEVFGPVLTVETFRTEDEAVALANDTEYGLAGAVWTADAGRARRVAGRLRHGTVWINDFHPYLPQAEWGGFGKSGVGRELGPAGLAEYRESKHVYQNLAPRPVRWFTG, from the coding sequence ATGGCGAACAGCACGGAGACCGAGGCGGAGCGCTCGCACCGGACCATTCACGCGGGAGGCGAGTGGCTCGCGGCGTCCTCCGGCGCCACGCGCGACATCCTCGACCCCGCGGACGCCCTGCCGTTCGCCGTGGTCGCGGAGGGCGACGAGAAGGACACCGACCTCGCGGTGGCCGCCGCCCGCCGCGCCTTCGACGCGGGCGACTGGCCGCACACGCCGGTCGCCGAGCGCGCCGCCCTGCTGCGCCGCGTCGCCGACCTCCTCGTACGCGACCGCGAGACGCTCGGCCTGCTGGAGAGCCGTGACGCGGGCAAGACCGTCGAGGAGGGGCGCGTCGACATCGACTGCGTCGCCGACGCCTTCCGCTACTTCGCCGACCTCGTCGCGGGCGAGGCCCCCGGCCGGGTCGTCGACGCGGGCTCGCCCGACATCCACAGCGTCGTCGTGCACGAACCGGTCGGGGTCTGCGCGATGATCACGCCCTGGAACTACCCGCTGCTCCAGGCCAGCTGGAAGATCGCCCCGGCGCTCGCCGCCGGCAACACCTTCGTGATCAAGCCCAGCGAGATCACGCCGATGACCACCGTCGCCCTGATCGGCCTGCTGACCGAGGCCGGGCTCCCCACCGGCGTCGCCAACATCGTCACCGGGCCCGGCCACACCGTCGGCGCCCGGCTCGCCGAGCACCCCGGCGTCGACCTGGTCTCCTTCACCGGCGGCCTGACCAGCGGCATCAAGGTCGCCCAGGCCGCCGCCGTCACCGTCAAGAAGGTCGCCCTGGAACTCGGCGGCAAGAACCCCAACGTGGTCTTCGCCGACGCCTGCGAGACCGAGGAGGGCTTCGACACCGCCGTCGACCAGGCCCTCAACGCCGCCTTCATCCACAGCGGCCAGGTCTGCTCCGCCGGGGGGCGCCTCATCGTCGAGGAGTCCGTCCGCGAACGCTTCGTCGCGGAACTCGCCCGCCGCGCCCAGCGGATCCGCCTCGGCCGCGGCACCGAGGACGGCGTCGAGTGCGGGCCGCTCGTCTCCGAGCAGCAGCGCGCCAAGACCGAGGACTACGTCGCCTCCGCGCTCGCCGAGGGCGCCGAACTGCGCTGCGGCGGCAAGCGCCCCGAGCCGTCGCCCCAGCGGCCCGAGGGCGGCTACTTCTACGAGCCGACCGTCCTCGACCACTGCCACCGCGAGATGCGGGTCGTACGGGAGGAGGTCTTCGGGCCGGTCCTCACCGTCGAGACCTTCCGCACCGAGGACGAGGCCGTAGCCCTCGCCAACGACACCGAGTACGGTCTGGCCGGTGCCGTCTGGACCGCCGACGCGGGACGGGCCCGCCGGGTCGCGGGCCGGCTGCGGCACGGCACCGTGTGGATCAACGACTTCCACCCCTACCTGCCGCAGGCGGAGTGGGGCGGCTTCGGCAAGAGCGGCGTCGGCCGCGAACTCGGCCCCGCGGGCCTGGCCGAGTACCGCGAGAGCAAGCACGTCTACCAGAACCTCGCGCCCCGGCCCGTCCGCTGGTTCACCGGCTGA
- a CDS encoding GMC family oxidoreductase has protein sequence MPETTHVYDYVVIGGGTAGSVIASRLTENPDVTVAVIEGGPSDVGRDDVLTLRRWMGLLGGELDYDYPTTEQPRGNSHIRHSRARVLGGCSSHNTLIAFKPLPSDWDEWEAAGAKGWGAVQMEAYFARLKNNIVPVDEKDRNAIARDFVDSAQQTLEVPRVEGFNQKPFTEGVGFFDLAYHPENNKRSSASVAYLHPVMDERANLTLMLETWAYKLELDGTRAEGVHVRTKDGEEVLVRARNEVVLCAGAVDSPRLLLHSGIGPREQLEALGIPVALDLPGVGENLLDHPESVIVWETNGPIPDNSAMDSDAGLFVRRDPEHAGPDLMFHFYQIPFTDNPERLGYERPEFGVSMTPNIPKPKSRGRLHLTSADPSVKPALDFRYFTDEDDYDGRTLVDGIRIAREIAKSQPLAGWLKREVCPGPDVTGDEELSEYARKVAHTVYHPAGTCKMGAATDEQAVVDPELRVRGLRGIRVADASVFPTMPAVNPMIGVLMVGERAVELIGGDAR, from the coding sequence ATGCCAGAAACCACTCACGTCTACGACTACGTCGTCATCGGCGGCGGCACGGCCGGCTCCGTGATCGCCTCCCGGCTCACCGAGAACCCGGACGTCACCGTCGCCGTCATCGAGGGCGGCCCCAGCGACGTCGGCCGCGACGACGTGCTGACCCTGCGCCGCTGGATGGGTCTGCTCGGCGGCGAACTGGACTACGACTACCCCACCACCGAGCAGCCGCGCGGCAACTCGCACATCCGGCACAGCCGCGCCCGCGTCCTCGGCGGCTGCTCCTCCCACAACACCCTCATCGCCTTCAAGCCGCTGCCGTCCGACTGGGACGAGTGGGAGGCCGCCGGCGCCAAGGGCTGGGGCGCGGTGCAGATGGAGGCGTACTTCGCCCGGCTGAAGAACAACATCGTCCCGGTCGACGAGAAGGACCGGAACGCCATCGCCCGCGACTTCGTCGACTCCGCGCAGCAGACGCTGGAAGTTCCCCGCGTCGAGGGCTTCAACCAGAAGCCGTTCACCGAGGGCGTCGGGTTCTTCGACCTCGCCTACCACCCCGAGAACAACAAGCGGTCCTCGGCTTCGGTGGCGTACCTGCACCCCGTGATGGACGAGCGGGCCAACCTCACGCTGATGCTGGAGACCTGGGCGTACAAGCTCGAACTCGACGGCACCCGCGCCGAGGGCGTCCACGTCCGCACCAAGGACGGCGAGGAGGTTCTGGTCAGGGCCCGTAACGAGGTCGTGCTCTGCGCCGGTGCCGTGGACTCCCCGCGCCTGCTGCTGCACTCCGGCATCGGCCCCAGGGAGCAACTGGAAGCCCTCGGCATACCCGTGGCGCTCGACCTGCCCGGCGTCGGCGAGAACCTCCTCGACCACCCCGAGTCGGTGATCGTGTGGGAGACCAACGGGCCCATCCCGGACAACTCCGCGATGGACTCCGACGCCGGTCTGTTCGTGCGCCGCGACCCCGAACACGCGGGCCCCGACCTGATGTTCCACTTCTACCAGATCCCGTTCACGGACAACCCGGAACGACTGGGCTACGAGCGCCCCGAGTTCGGCGTCTCCATGACCCCGAACATCCCCAAGCCGAAGTCCCGCGGCCGCCTCCACCTCACCAGCGCCGACCCGTCCGTGAAGCCCGCCCTGGACTTCCGCTACTTCACCGACGAGGACGACTACGACGGCCGCACCCTCGTCGACGGCATCCGCATCGCCCGCGAGATCGCCAAGTCCCAGCCGCTGGCGGGCTGGCTCAAGCGCGAGGTCTGCCCCGGCCCGGACGTCACCGGCGACGAGGAGCTGAGCGAGTACGCCCGCAAGGTCGCCCACACCGTCTACCACCCGGCGGGCACCTGCAAGATGGGCGCCGCCACCGACGAACAGGCCGTCGTCGACCCCGAGCTGCGCGTCCGCGGCCTGCGGGGCATCCGCGTCGCCGACGCCTCCGTCTTCCCGACCATGCCCGCCGTCAACCCGATGATCGGCGTCCTCATGGTCGGCGAGCGCGCCGTCGAGCTGATCGGCGGTGACGCCCGATGA
- a CDS encoding quaternary amine ABC transporter ATP-binding protein produces the protein MSSTAKDTAPATDTVAERPPVFSVDGLWKVFGPKAARVPADPELTALSPAELRSRTGCTAAVADVSFDVRKGEVFVVMGLSGSGKSTLVRCLTRLIEPTAGSIAIDGEDVRAMDKSRLRALRRHRAAMVFQHFGLLPHRTVLDNVAYGLEVQGMGRAERRERAAAIVAKVGLEGLEQRRPGQLSGGQRQRVGLARALAVDPEVLLFDEPFSALDPLIRRDMQEEVVRLHREEGRTMVFITHDLQEALKLGDRIALMRDGRVVQLGTPEEIVGSPADDYVREFVRDVPREQVLTVRTAMRPATSADEAGTGPAVRPGATVSEAIEAVARAGTSARVMDDGRCLGVVDAADLLSVVAGTATAPATATGKHREPTTPDAPTTEEPV, from the coding sequence ATGAGCAGCACCGCCAAGGACACCGCCCCCGCCACCGACACCGTGGCCGAGCGTCCCCCGGTCTTCTCCGTCGACGGCCTGTGGAAGGTCTTCGGACCCAAGGCCGCCCGCGTCCCCGCCGACCCGGAACTCACCGCCCTGAGCCCCGCCGAGCTGCGCTCCCGCACCGGCTGCACCGCCGCCGTCGCCGACGTCTCCTTCGACGTGCGCAAGGGCGAGGTCTTCGTCGTCATGGGCCTGTCCGGCTCCGGCAAGTCCACCCTCGTACGCTGCCTGACCCGCCTCATCGAGCCGACGGCCGGGTCCATCGCCATCGACGGCGAGGACGTCCGCGCCATGGACAAGTCCCGGCTCCGGGCCCTGCGCCGGCACCGCGCCGCCATGGTCTTCCAGCACTTCGGCCTGCTTCCGCACCGCACCGTCCTGGACAACGTGGCCTACGGCCTGGAGGTCCAGGGCATGGGGCGTGCCGAACGCCGCGAGCGCGCCGCGGCCATCGTCGCCAAGGTCGGCCTGGAGGGCCTGGAGCAGCGCCGCCCCGGCCAGCTCTCCGGCGGCCAGCGCCAGCGCGTCGGCCTCGCCCGCGCCCTCGCCGTCGACCCCGAGGTCCTGCTCTTCGACGAGCCGTTCAGCGCGCTGGACCCGCTGATCCGGCGGGACATGCAGGAGGAGGTCGTCCGGCTGCACCGCGAGGAGGGCCGCACGATGGTCTTCATCACCCACGACCTCCAGGAGGCCCTGAAGCTCGGCGACCGCATCGCCCTGATGCGCGACGGCCGCGTCGTGCAGCTCGGCACCCCGGAGGAGATCGTCGGCTCGCCCGCCGACGACTACGTCCGCGAGTTCGTCCGCGACGTCCCGCGCGAGCAGGTCCTCACCGTGCGTACGGCGATGCGTCCCGCCACCTCCGCCGACGAGGCGGGCACCGGCCCGGCGGTCCGCCCCGGGGCCACGGTGTCCGAGGCCATCGAGGCCGTCGCGCGAGCCGGAACCTCCGCCCGCGTGATGGACGACGGCCGCTGCCTCGGCGTGGTCGACGCGGCCGACCTGCTGTCGGTGGTGGCGGGCACGGCAACCGCGCCCGCCACGGCAACCGGCAAGCACCGTGAGCCGACCACCCCCGACGCGCCCACCACCGAGGAGCCGGTCTGA
- a CDS encoding ABC transporter permease — MATITATARKPAPPGILSRRAVRKLLVLALAAAVLAPIAATQWPGATWPTALTVDVSEPLGRASDWIIDNRDSHPLFLYFFGHVSNVVVIAVRAVYLALLAVGWAGVTAIGALVAWRVAGVKLALGTAAAFLACGLLGMWVPTMQTLALMVVAVLASVAVGALLGLAAGLSDRMDRVLRPVLDTMQVLPAFAYLLPVVLVFGIGVPAAVLATVVYAAPPMARLTSLGLRGADREVLEAVESLGTTARQRLLTARIPLARKELLLGVNQTIMMALSMAVIASVIGAGGLGDRVYQALASVDVGAALAAGIPIVLLAVVLDRVTGAAGERLGEAGKSPVTWLYALVVAAAVALAGRLAGFLDWPDGWELNIAEPVNRAVDWMTAHLYSGVPVVGGTADWAAHFTSWVLNPLRDGLQWLPWWSVLLIVATLAWLIGTWRTALTAVLAMAAIGVLGVWNPSLDTLSQVLAAVAVTLVIGFAAGIAAARGDRFERLLRPVLDVFQTMPQFVYLIPVVALFGVGRAPAVAAAVVYALPAVVRITAQGLRQVDAAAMESARSLGATSGQQLRQVQLPLARRSLLLAVNQGVVLVLAVVIIGGLVGGGALGYQVVFGLAQGDLATGLVAGAAIVCLGLMLDRVTQPTERRTTKKGA, encoded by the coding sequence ATGGCGACGATCACGGCCACGGCCCGAAAGCCCGCCCCGCCGGGCATCCTCAGCCGCAGAGCCGTCCGCAAGCTCCTCGTCCTGGCCCTCGCGGCAGCGGTCCTCGCCCCGATAGCCGCCACCCAGTGGCCCGGCGCCACCTGGCCCACCGCCCTCACCGTCGACGTCTCCGAACCCCTCGGCAGGGCCAGCGACTGGATCATCGACAACCGGGACAGCCACCCCCTGTTCCTCTACTTCTTCGGCCACGTCAGCAACGTCGTCGTCATCGCCGTACGCGCCGTCTACCTCGCCCTCCTCGCCGTCGGCTGGGCCGGGGTCACCGCGATCGGCGCCCTGGTCGCCTGGCGGGTGGCCGGGGTGAAGCTGGCGCTCGGCACCGCCGCCGCGTTCCTGGCCTGCGGCCTGCTCGGCATGTGGGTGCCGACGATGCAGACGCTCGCGCTCATGGTCGTCGCCGTCCTCGCGTCGGTCGCCGTGGGCGCCCTGCTGGGCCTGGCCGCGGGCCTGTCCGACCGGATGGACCGCGTCCTGCGCCCGGTGCTCGACACCATGCAGGTGCTGCCCGCCTTCGCCTACCTCCTCCCCGTCGTCCTGGTCTTCGGCATCGGCGTCCCCGCCGCCGTCCTGGCCACCGTCGTCTACGCCGCCCCGCCCATGGCCCGGCTCACCTCGCTGGGCCTGCGCGGCGCCGACAGGGAGGTCCTGGAGGCCGTCGAGTCCCTCGGCACCACCGCACGCCAGCGCCTGCTGACCGCCCGCATCCCGCTGGCCCGCAAGGAACTCCTCCTCGGCGTCAACCAGACGATCATGATGGCGCTGTCCATGGCCGTCATCGCCTCCGTCATCGGCGCCGGCGGCCTCGGCGACCGCGTCTACCAGGCGCTCGCCTCGGTCGACGTCGGCGCGGCCCTCGCGGCCGGTATCCCGATCGTGCTGCTCGCCGTCGTCCTGGACCGCGTCACCGGCGCGGCGGGGGAGCGGCTCGGCGAGGCCGGGAAGTCCCCGGTGACCTGGCTGTACGCCCTCGTCGTCGCCGCGGCCGTCGCGCTCGCCGGACGCCTGGCCGGGTTCCTCGACTGGCCCGACGGGTGGGAGCTGAACATCGCCGAGCCCGTCAACCGGGCCGTCGACTGGATGACCGCCCACCTCTACTCCGGCGTCCCCGTCGTCGGCGGCACCGCCGACTGGGCCGCGCACTTCACCAGCTGGGTCCTCAACCCGCTGCGCGACGGCCTCCAGTGGCTGCCCTGGTGGTCCGTGCTCCTGATCGTCGCCACCCTGGCCTGGCTGATCGGCACCTGGCGCACCGCGCTGACCGCCGTCCTCGCGATGGCCGCGATCGGCGTGCTCGGGGTGTGGAACCCGTCCCTGGACACGCTCTCCCAGGTGCTCGCCGCCGTCGCCGTGACCCTGGTCATCGGCTTCGCCGCCGGCATCGCCGCCGCCCGCGGCGACCGCTTCGAGCGCCTGCTGCGGCCCGTGCTCGACGTCTTCCAGACGATGCCGCAGTTCGTGTACCTGATCCCGGTCGTCGCCCTGTTCGGCGTGGGCCGCGCGCCCGCCGTGGCCGCCGCCGTCGTCTACGCCCTCCCGGCCGTCGTCCGCATCACCGCCCAGGGACTGCGCCAGGTCGACGCCGCCGCCATGGAGTCGGCGCGTTCGCTCGGCGCCACCAGCGGCCAGCAACTGCGCCAGGTCCAGCTGCCGCTGGCCCGCCGCTCCCTGCTCCTCGCCGTCAACCAGGGCGTCGTCCTGGTCCTCGCCGTCGTCATCATCGGCGGACTGGTCGGCGGCGGCGCGCTCGGCTACCAGGTCGTCTTCGGTCTCGCGCAGGGCGACCTGGCGACCGGCCTGGTCGCGGGCGCCGCGATCGTCTGCCTCGGCCTGATGCTCGACCGCGTCACCCAGCCCACCGAACGCCGTACGACGAAGAAGGGAGCCTGA
- a CDS encoding ABC transporter substrate-binding protein, producing the protein MRLRTRTTSALAGVAALTLLTGCGAADMTKQASPYANAQGAKTVTLSVQSWVGAQANVAVAQYLLEHELGYRVDTVQVDEVPAWDALSQGRVDAILEDWGHPEQEQRYVEDKKTIAAAGDLGVTGHIGWFVPTYFAKKHPDVTDWKNLNKYADLLRTAESGGKGQLLDGSPSYVTNDKALVKNLNLDYQVVFAGSEAAQITQMQQFAKEEKPFLSYWYTPQWLMEKVPMTEVKLPPYEEGCDADPAKVDCAYPVTPLQKYLNAGFAKDGGKAARFLKNFTWTTEDQNQVSLMIAEQKLRPQEAAKKWVDGHASVWKKWLP; encoded by the coding sequence ATGCGACTGCGTACGCGTACGACCTCCGCGCTCGCGGGCGTGGCCGCGCTGACCCTGCTGACCGGCTGCGGCGCCGCCGACATGACGAAGCAGGCGTCCCCGTACGCCAACGCCCAGGGCGCCAAGACGGTCACCCTGTCCGTGCAGTCCTGGGTCGGCGCCCAGGCCAACGTGGCCGTCGCCCAGTACCTGCTGGAGCACGAGCTGGGCTACCGCGTCGACACCGTCCAGGTCGACGAGGTCCCCGCCTGGGACGCGCTCAGCCAGGGCCGCGTCGACGCCATCCTGGAGGACTGGGGCCACCCCGAGCAGGAACAGCGCTACGTCGAGGACAAGAAGACCATCGCCGCGGCCGGTGACCTCGGCGTCACCGGGCACATCGGCTGGTTCGTCCCGACGTACTTCGCGAAGAAGCACCCCGACGTCACCGACTGGAAGAACCTGAACAAGTACGCCGACCTGCTGCGCACCGCCGAGAGCGGTGGCAAGGGCCAGCTCCTGGACGGCTCCCCGTCCTACGTCACCAACGACAAGGCCCTGGTGAAGAACCTGAACCTGGACTACCAGGTCGTCTTCGCCGGCTCCGAGGCCGCCCAGATCACCCAGATGCAGCAGTTCGCCAAGGAGGAGAAGCCCTTCCTCAGCTACTGGTACACCCCCCAGTGGCTGATGGAGAAGGTCCCGATGACCGAGGTGAAGCTGCCGCCGTACGAGGAGGGCTGCGACGCCGACCCGGCGAAGGTCGACTGCGCCTACCCGGTCACCCCGCTGCAGAAGTACCTCAACGCCGGCTTCGCGAAGGACGGCGGCAAGGCGGCTCGGTTCCTGAAGAACTTCACGTGGACGACCGAGGACCAGAACCAGGTCTCCCTGATGATCGCCGAGCAGAAGCTGCGTCCCCAGGAGGCGGCGAAGAAGTGGGTGGACGGCCACGCGTCCGTCTGGAAGAAGTGGCTGCCCTGA
- a CDS encoding isocitrate lyase/PEP mutase family protein: MTGVERFRALHHGRVPDDPLVLPGPWDAASARVFAAAGFPALATPSAGVAASLGYEDGATPADAMFAAVARIVRAVDVPVSADVEGGYGLAPKELVERLLEVGAVGCNLEDSTAAGLRDPAEHAEWLAGVREAAGDRLFLNARIDTFVRGVDDPGAAIERAAAYVAAGADCVYPIAAPAAVLPLLRAGIQGPVNVLARPGQGPSPAALGELGATRITFGPGLQRQAERAVRETAERLAHRPRR; the protein is encoded by the coding sequence GTGACCGGCGTCGAGCGGTTCCGCGCCCTGCACCACGGTCGTGTCCCGGACGATCCCCTCGTCCTGCCGGGCCCCTGGGACGCGGCGAGCGCCCGGGTGTTCGCGGCGGCCGGGTTCCCGGCGCTGGCGACGCCGAGCGCCGGGGTCGCGGCCTCGCTCGGGTACGAGGACGGGGCGACGCCGGCCGACGCGATGTTCGCGGCCGTCGCGCGGATCGTGCGCGCCGTGGACGTACCCGTGTCGGCGGATGTCGAGGGCGGGTACGGGCTGGCGCCGAAGGAGCTGGTGGAGCGGCTGCTGGAGGTGGGAGCCGTGGGCTGCAACCTGGAGGACTCCACCGCCGCGGGGCTCAGGGACCCGGCGGAGCACGCCGAGTGGCTGGCCGGGGTGCGGGAGGCGGCCGGTGACCGGCTGTTCCTGAACGCCCGGATCGACACGTTCGTCCGGGGGGTGGACGATCCGGGAGCGGCGATCGAGCGGGCGGCGGCGTACGTCGCCGCGGGCGCCGACTGCGTGTACCCGATCGCCGCCCCGGCCGCCGTGCTGCCGCTGCTGCGGGCCGGGATCCAGGGGCCGGTGAACGTGCTCGCGCGTCCCGGCCAGGGCCCCTCGCCCGCCGCACTCGGCGAACTCGGGGCCACCCGGATCACGTTCGGTCCGGGTCTCCAGCGCCAGGCGGAGCGTGCGGTGCGGGAGACGGCGGAACGGCTCGCGCACCGGCCGCGGCGGTGA